From Fusarium musae strain F31 chromosome 8, whole genome shotgun sequence:
TCATCTTTAGGGTAGGTCATGAAGCAATTGTCATCATATCTTaacaagcttctccagcGACTCAACTCACTCACACGCATTTCATTCGACTATCGATAATAGAACTCAATGATAAAATGCGATACCTACCCGGAACCCAAATTTAGCGCTTCCCCGCGATCGGGACCCACGTGGCGTTCGGGGAGGCTTCCGGTATTGACACGGCCAAGTCCGGTTTACCCGGCTGGGCATAGGCACCCTTGACGGTAGCTAAAGGCAATATCATAATTCCATATTCACCGGAATTCATGTAAGGAGTGTCTATGGATAGTTTACGAGTCGCTTCTAAAAGAAGAGGTCATACTTCCAGCTTAGTTTGAAGATTGATACTGAGCCGTTCCGCAAAACAGTGAGAGGTTCTACGAGAGCCCCAATGATTTGAAATGGGTTGATAAAGAAAGATAGGTGATAGTTTTGAAGACTAGTGCATGTTTATTGACCACGGGGCATGATCCCAAGGGATTCAACGCACGAACTCATGAAGTACAACCTAAACAGCTCAACGACCAAGAGAGTCTCCGCTGGAGCAAAGAAAGGATAAACAGAACCAAAATAATGAGCTAAGATTCTCAACACCCTTGTTTTAAGCGTTTCTCACATACCCTTAGTATACGAACTGCCCCCTTGGAGCAAGATTAGCATCGTAGTTGACCGAGAGGATGTGATGAGGTCCTTGGCATCTGTCAAAAGTCTAGATGAGAGCCATGAGTTCTCGAAAGGATATCCGAGATTAAGCTTAACGAAATGGAGAACAGTGCACAGTCTACGGGATTGGATGGAATACGACAGATTGTGGACAGACTGACAGGGTGATCAGCTAGATGATAATGGACTATCCACCGTGGTATCAATTCACTAGATTGACTATACGACGAATCGGAAAGCGGCTGTCAAGTATCCGTAtggatttattaatagtccCCGCAGATTTGTAGATGTCCTGGTGACTATTGCCTAATTCTTGAGGACGTCAAAGTCGAGCTTGGATCCTGTCTTCCAGTACAGGAGACATCCAGACTCGTTAGATCTGCTACCCGCAGCGATATGCTTCTTACCCACCCAGACAAGTTACTTCGTAAAGGAACAATCTGCGTATTTTCGAGGCCAAAGCTTTTCGGCAGATCACTGAGAGTAGCTTAAAAGGTGGAATAACAACGAACACTCTGCGCAATGTGTCAACGCCACGCGAGATGCATACGAGATCGGCTTCATGGACACTGACAGACGCAGGGGTTCTGACCACATGGAACATCTGCACGCAATCTAGAACACGTTTTCAAACAATCAGGGGTGAACAGTGCATCAGTCGAGGTTGCATTTCTAGGGTAATATGCAAGTAACCCATGTCGATGGGGGCCTACAAAACATTAAAGCCAACAAACCACGGGCGAAGTAACATAATTATAGTCAAATAATAAGTACGCAAGTGGAGAGAGCATTAATCATTGCCAAGTCAGCGATGACAGAAGGCTTTCTGCCAGATCCTTTAGTGACCGTTGATGTAACAGCCCTGGGATCATGACTAGCTATCAATCTGTACAAGGCTAGCGGTCTGGACAGGTCTTAGCTTCTAGTGTCCATAGCTTCACCGAGGCGAGGATGGAAATGGATCACCTCCGCAAAACGCTACAATAGTACGAGAAACCTTGTTTCCTGTGAGCGAACCCGTTCTGTTCAATTCTCCGAAGCTATTAAATTGCATGTGAGAATGGACCGCGCTCGGGGTAATGTAATGtttgcttctttcttctgATAAGCTTTTGGAAATTTCCTCGTCTTCGGTTGAATTGCCGCGTTGAGCTGAAACCTGGGGTAGGATCGGACCAAGCTAACCCGAGTTTTATCAGGCTGATTTGAGTTCTGATGAAGCACAGAAAACTCAGGAATAAAGGGGCTTATTACGGAATGATTCCGTTGCAGAATCATGCATTTGGCTGACTCGAAGTTGAGCGCCTTCAAGAGTGATTTGCTGATCATTGCCATTCTCACATTTAGAGCCAAATCTCGAGATGATCTTCGTCTACAGCCCAACCAATCCTTGGCAAGACAGGGATTGGGCCGTTGGCACATGCCAagctgattgattgattttgACTGTCAAGGATCTTTTGCTCTAGACTAAACCCATGAGACGACCTTCCAGAATTGGGGACCTCGCCCACGACTTTGAAACTCCGGTCTCTTTTACTCACTCACCACGCAAAAAAGGAGGTTACCGAAGCCCGGCAGTCTCATGCCGATTAGTGCGGTACCTGATATTTCAGCCCAAAACTAAATTACCCTCCCAGTGACAGACCGTCTACATACGTTACGAGATACTCTATAGAGTAAACGAACGCTGAGCCTGGGCCAATTAATACACTAACGTTATTAGCCCCTCTACAGCAACCGATGTGACGCTGTATCTGGAAGAATCCGGATCATCCATGTTTTAACTTGCTTCCAAATTGACGGGACGAACGCAGTGGGGTTGCGCTGATCCCTTGAGACGATGACTGTAAGGCCCAGGTTTAAAGAGAGAGAACCCCTACGTCTGCGCCAAAGTCAAATCTGTTAAATATCCCCCGGGCTCCGCACACGCGGGTCATCCTCCTTGTAAACGTTGTCGATCAATATGAAGTGGATTGTGCCTTTTCTGGTGGCCTTTGTGCCCCTGGTAGCGGCACAAAATGCAACGAAAGAGTTGTTGACCAATCTGCCTGCCTGTGCTGTAAGTTTGTCCATCAATTAGTGGGTGTATGCTAACATTGTAGGCTCCTTGTTATGAAGATGCCATCAAAAAGTCGGACTGTAACTCGACCGATGTGAAATGCGTGTGCTCAACTCAAGTCATCATCCAAACAGCAGAGGCATGCGCCGCCCAAGCATGCCACGTCAGAGATAGTCTGAGTACGTCGAACCCTCCTCTACCACCCCCTCTCTAACATCGATAGCAACGCTCAACATGACATACACCTACTGCGAAGTCCCCGTGCGAAACAAGAcccccatcttcatcaacgtcACAATCGTCCTCGGCGTGATATCCGGCGTCGCAACCGCCCTGCGTCTCTGGTCCAAATTCTTCTACACCAAGACCGAGCTCGGCCTCGACGACCTCTTCATCGTGCTCACGCTCTTCATCGGCATGCCCTCCACCGCCATGAACATCCACGGAACCGCCGGCCACGGGGAGGGCCGCGATATCTGGACGCTAGAGTTTGATGACATCACAAAGTTTGGGTTCTACTTTTGGTTGCTCGAGATATTCTACTTTGCGCAGGTTTCGCTGCTCAAGACgtcgttgttgttcttttaCCTGAGGATCTTTCCGGGGAATGCGCAGAAGTTGCTCTGGGGGACTATTATTTTCAATAGTGTGTTTGGTGTATTGTTTATGTTTTTGGCGGCGTTTCAGTGTACGCCTGTGAGCTACTTTTGGTTGAATTGGGATGGAGAGCACAAGGGGACTTGGTATGTTGACAGTTCGAGGTGAAGAACTTGGCTAATAGTATCAGTATGAACTCAACTGCCATCGGCTGGGCCAATGCATCTATCAGTGTCGCTGTGGATGTATGGATGCTTGCAGTTCCAATGTGGTACCTTCGAAAACTCAAACTGCATTGGAAAAAGAAGATTGGTGTCGCTGCCATGTTTATCGTGGGAACTTTGTAAGTTATCCGCCAATTTCAATGAGCGTAGCTAACTCTTCAGTGTCACCGTCGTGAGCATCATTCGTCTCCAGTTCCTCGTCGATCTCGGTTCATCTCACAACCCAACGTACGACCAAACCGACATCTCAATCTGGTCAACAGTTGAAATCAACGTCGGCATCATCTGCGCATCCATGCCCGCTCTTCGAGTCATTCTCGTCCGTCTGTTCCCCTCTCTTGGAGGCTCATCCTACGATTCGAGCAAGTACAACAACTATGGAGAACATTATGGACGGAAATCGCATATCATGAGTCGAAGTCGTGCTCGGGTAGAGTTACCGTCTCATACAGGTGATTCTATACACACACCCGAGCATGGAGGTATTGAGTTGCAGAGGACGTTCCATGTGCAGTACAGTGAGAATGATGAGCAGAGTCTTGTTAATGGGGAGAGTAAGTTTAACAAGACTCAAGTTACGACTCAGATGAGGTCTGAAAGTCCGAGCGATAGGTCGTTGTAGATAATAGTAGTTGATTGATACCTTTAGCAGAACTAATGAACATATTTCTACATACTGTGCACTTCTATCCAACTTCAATTCCTGTGAGGCTTAGGACCAAGCGCATCATCGGGTCAATGCAGGCGATCCATCAAATGCACAGACATGTGATGCCTTTGTTGGTTGAGCCAAAGTGATTGTGGAGGGGGATTCATCAACCCAGCACGTTTCCCTCCCAGAACCTGTCTCGATTTGTAGATCTATTAGAATGGAGAAGGTCTAGAGTCATACAGACACCAtttgagaagaagtttgAATACCATTgcctcaagttcctcgaATTTCATTCAATCATGGCCATGGTGATGCCGTCTACTATGCGCACAAGCCGCAATTCTGCAACTAGTTCGACGCCACTTCGCATTGTCTTGAGAACAATATCAAAATCAACTTGATTCTGAACCCAAACGAGCTATTGTTCAGTATACAGCCAATCAACATGCATAAATCCTCGTTGGTTTCTGGTCATTCTCAACTCATGCTTGCGACGGATTGTATCTAAGGGGAACGCTTTCATTTTTGTTTCCACCGAAGACAAGTCTCGAAGTAAACCAAAGAACTCGAAATCTTCAAAAAGTCTAAGACAGTATGGACAGCTCCTGCATTGAGGGGGCGCCAATCACCACTCAGCCACTATCACAAGGGTCGCCAATCGAACATGACAGCGATGTCCTTCGGCAGTTTGAAGCTTGTAGAGAATCTGTAAATGGCCATCTGAAGGAATACTTCGAGCATACCAGATACGAAAAGATTCAAGATGATGTTCCTGGACTTTATGCCAGCCCTATTCTGCTCCGAGGCTCAGAAGCAGATAAGAGTGCTCAACTCTCACAAATCAACGCTATCAAagatctcgccaagctcgACGGCATTCTTGAAAACATCAAAAGACAGAGGCAGCCTCATATCAAGGCTGTGTCTCCGCTCATCGTTGCATGGTATGTATGTTGTCCCTGTAGGTTTCACTGCTTACAAGCGTAGGACGGCATTTTGCATCACCTGGCCATATGCCACCTCGCAAGGCGACCTATCTGTGCTTTTCAAGATCGGTGCTGTTTCGGGAGTTTTCATTGTCGCTGCCCAGCTGGTTCGCAAGTTTCTGCAGCTGAGAAAGATTACCCCTTTACAGCACAAGGTGCGAGGACTGGTTCGGGCATTCAAGAACGGGACAATACGGTATAGGGATCCGGAGGAGGTCATGATTCCgtctttaaataagctttagaTACATACAGGGATTATATATCATAAATGCTTGACTTGATCTGTCTTTCCCTGTTCGGATGTTCAGCCCTATGCTGTGCCCCATACCCTCTGGAATATCACAGCGCAGCTGGCTTGGCGAGTGTATATGTGTCTTGGCTTCCTGGGGCCTTTTGGAGACTGCCAACTTCCTCTTCTGGCCTGTCTTAGAATTAAGCGACTTACTCATCCATCCAGCAGGGCTTCGTGCCGCGACCCTGCATTGTCATCACAAGCGGTCGGATCCACCGTCAATTAGATACGAGTTATAAAATTGGGGACCCGGAATGCACAGTGGGAGAGTCTCAATGTTATTGAAAGCCTAGCTATAAAGTCTAACCTTATTCCTCAGACTCGTTATCCTTGTCAAGCACATGGTTTGCCGGGCGCTCAGGGACAAGGAAGACAGCAAAGGATGTTGAAGGCAGAGAGATGCAGAACATGACAAAGGCGACAATGAGGTTGGTGAGAGATGGCACCTTGgcagcaccaacaccaaaTGCCAAGCATGATCCAAGAGACTCGAAAGATCGGACTAGGCCGACAGCGAGGGTAAGCGTCTCTACATCCTCGAAGAAAGTTCCGATGATCCAATACACAAACATGTAGTGGGACTCGTTCATGAAACTATTTAATCAGTACTTGTTTTCGCAAAGACAGAAGATGTGAACTTACCGAAGAAGAACTTGCACAGCGAATCCACGACCGAAGCCAGGTAGGTCCCAATCGAGAGTAACAGCAGGGTTGGCGCTACGATACTCCAGCTCCATGGCAAACTGCCAACCAAACAGAGCAGTCATGGTAACAGCCAAGAACACCCATGTGATTCTAGCAAGCTGAGGTCGGCTGAAATACTTGAGATCAAAGAACCAACCCCAAAAGATATTGGCACCGGTAGCAGCAATACCAGAAGTCAACGACGCCAGAGCACGAGCTCGGACGGAAAAGTAGTTGACGAGATAAATGCCCAGATAAGTGCTGTTCCAGTTGAAACCGACGAGAATAGGAatcaagaggaagaactgCTTGCGCTTGATGAGAGCACCCCATCGTCTGCATTGCTCCTTGATACTCTTGTTGGTT
This genomic window contains:
- a CDS encoding hypothetical protein (EggNog:ENOG41), with amino-acid sequence MTYTYCEVPVRNKTPIFINVTIVLGVISGVATALRLWSKFFYTKTELGLDDLFIVLTLFIGMPSTAMNIHGTAGHGEGRDIWTLEFDDITKFGFYFWLLEIFYFAQVSLLKTSLLFFYLRIFPGNAQKLLWGTIIFNSVFGVLFMFLAAFQCTPVSYFWLNWDGEHKGTCMNSTAIGWANASISVAVDVWMLAVPMWYLRKLKLHWKKKIGVAAMFIVGTFVTVVSIIRLQFLVDLGSSHNPTYDQTDISIWSTVEINVGIICASMPALRVILVRLFPSLGGSSYDSSKYNNYGEHYGRKSHIMSRSRARVELPSHTGDSIHTPEHGGIELQRTFHVQYSENDEQSLVNGENSSYDSDEV
- a CDS encoding hypothetical protein (EggNog:ENOG41), whose amino-acid sequence is MDSSCIEGAPITTQPLSQGSPIEHDSDVLRQFEACRESVNGHLKEYFEHTRYEKIQDDVPGLYASPILLRGSEADKSAQLSQINAIKDLAKLDGILENIKRQRQPHIKAVSPLIVAWTAFCITWPYATSQGDLSVLFKIGAVSGVFIVAAQLVRKFLQLRKITPLQHKVRGLVRAFKNGTIRYRDPEEVMIPSLNKL